In Yarrowia lipolytica chromosome 1F, complete sequence, a genomic segment contains:
- a CDS encoding uncharacterized protein (Compare to YALI0F14223g, similar to uniprot|P40035 Saccharomyces cerevisiae YER053c related to mitochondrial phosphate carrier protein, similar to Saccharomyces cerevisiae PIC2 (YER053C); ancestral locus Anc_7.228), with amino-acid sequence MALFPSVSAIQASFDPNGARAGAFNVRSSLDKTVEKVEKKADALVSDAKAEVAKAGDAIKAQKAKGIKLYSPEFYATCVAGGMLACGVTHALVTPLDLVKCRRQVNPALYSSNMQAWRSIIASEGMGGIWTGVGATLIGYSLQGAGKYGFYELFKKKYGDFVGAENAEKYKTFVYLAASASAEVLADILLCPWEAVKVKTQTTIPPFATGAFDGMKKMVAAEGVAGLYKGLTPLWARQVPYTMVKFATFERTVELIYSYLPYPKKDYSFLAQTGVSFLGGYIAGVFCAIVSHPADVMVSKINSEKQPGESTGQAVSRIYKKIGFGGLWNGLGVRIVMVGTLTGLQWLIYDSFKGIVGLPTAGGAPPAQK; translated from the coding sequence ATGGCTCTCTTCCCATCTGTTTCCGCCATTCAGGCCTCCTTCGACCCCAACGGCGCCCGTGCTGGTGCTTTCAACGTCCGATCTTCTCTCGACAAGACCGTCGAGAaggtcgagaagaaggctgaCGCTCTCGTCTCTGATGCTAAGGCCGAGGTCGCTAAGGCCGGCGATGCCATCAAGGcccagaaggccaagggcATCAAGCTCTACTCCCCTGAGTTCTACGCCACCTGTGTTGCCGGTGGTATGCTCGCCTGTGGTGTTACCCACGCTCTCGTCACCCctcttgatctcgtcaagTGCCGACGACAGGTGAACCCCGCTCTCTACTCCTCCAACATGCAGGCCTGGAGATCCATCATTGCCTCTGAGGGTATGGGTGGTATCTGGACCGGTGTCGGTGCCACTCTTATCGGTTACTCTCTCCAGGGTGCTGGTAAGTACGGTTTCTAcgagctgttcaagaagaagtacgGTGACTTCGTTGGCGCCGAGAACGCCGAGAAGTACAAGACCTTTGTCTACCTCGCTGCCTCCGCCTCCGCTGAGGTTCTCGCTGATATTCTGCTCTGTCCCTGGGAGGCcgtcaaggtcaagaccCAGACCACCATCCCCCCCTTCGCTACCGGTGCTTTCGATGGTatgaagaagatggtcGCCGCTGAGGGTGTTGCCGGCCTCTACAAGGGTCTTACCCCCCTCTGGGCCCGACAGGTTCCCTACACCATGGTTAAGTTCGCTACTTTCGAGCGAACCGTTGAGCTCATCTACTCTTACCTGCCCtaccccaagaaggactacTCCTTCCTTGCCCAGACTGGTGTCTCCTTCCTCGGTGGTTACATTGCTGGTGTCTTCTGTGCTATTGTCTCCCACCCCGCTGATGTTATGGTCTCCAAGATTAACTCCGAGAAGCAGCCCGGTGAGTCCACCGGCCAGGCCGTCTCCCGAATCTACAAGAAGATTGGCTTCGGTGGTCTCTGGAACGGTCTCGGTGTCCGAATCGTCATGGTCGGTACCCTCACTGGTCTCCAGTGGCTCATCTACGACTCTTTCAAGGGTATTGTTGGTCTCCCCACCGCTGGTGGCGCCCCCCCTGCCCAGAAGTAA
- a CDS encoding uncharacterized protein (Compare to YALI0F14245g, similar to uniprot|O74978 Schizosaccharomyces pombe Putative RNA-binding protein) — protein MKSSALKKGLKSSNGTKKVGVSKTATKVAAPATSDDFSKFSSSEDEEQDEAGFESSDDEEEFENGDDEDETMDDTPATVKKTAVAKSNRAAATTKASKKSGTGVIYLGRIPHGFYEEQMHSYFSQFGDISRLRLSRNKTTGASKHYAFIEFESKEVAQVAAETMNNYLLFGHILKCKVVPDDEVHEALFEGANKTFRVLPRAQVAQYKNERPRSRAKWDQLKKESASLLDAKLKKLGEMGIDYKYTPVSDVRVPKKAAAGVAEGAKKKKQRTSLA, from the coding sequence atgAAGTCCAGTGCATTAAAAAAGGGCCTCAAGTCCTCCAACGGAACCAAGAAGGTTGGAGTGTCTAAGACCGCCACTAAGGTCGCTGCTCCCGCCACCTCCGACGATTTCTCCAAATTCTCTTCCTCGGAGGACGAGGAACAGGATGAGGCTGGATTTGAGAGTAgtgacgacgaagaggagtttgagaatGGAGATGACGAGGATGAGACTATGGATGATACCCCTGCTAccgtcaagaagaccgCAGTAGCCAAGTCCaatcgagctgctgctacCACAAAGGCATCCAAAAAGTCTGGAACCGGCGTCATCTATCTGGGTCGAATCCCCCATGGTTTCTACGAGGAGCAGATGCACTCATATTTCAGCCAGTTTGGTGATATTTCTCGACTGCGTCTTTCCAGAAACAAGACTACCGGTGCCTCCAAGCATTACGCCTTCATCGAGttcgagtccaaggaggtggcCCAGGTAGCTGCCGAGACCATGAACAACTACCTGCTCTTCGGCCACATTCTTAAATGCAAGGTTGTTCCTGACGATGAGGTTCACGAGGCTCTCTTTGAGGGAGCTAACAAGACTTTCCGAGTCCTGCCAAGAGCTCAGGTTGCTCAGTACAAGAATGAGAGACCCCGATCCCGAGCAAAGTGggaccagctcaagaaaGAGTCTGCATCTCTGCTCGATGCCAAGCTGAAGAAGCTTGGTGAGATGGGTATCgattacaagtacacccCCGTCTCTGACGTCCGAGtgcccaagaaggctgctgccggAGTCGCCGAGGGTgcaaagaagaagaagcagagaaCTTCTCTGGCTTAG
- a CDS encoding uncharacterized protein (Compare to YALI0F14267g, similar to Saccharomyces cerevisiae AGE2 (YIL044C); ancestral locus Anc_7.227, some similarities with uniprot|Q9UT34 Schizosaccharomyces pombe Putative GTPase activating protein), translated as MSYYSRRNRDAQAAPPAAASKKVPIEKSQQLLKSLLRESDNKVCADCKTATHPRWASWNLGCFICIRCSGIHRGMGTHISRVKSVDLDAWTEEQLASMMKWGNTRCNMFWEAKLPKGHVPDDNKIENFIRTKYDMKKWAASTTVPDPDTLGGASHAAAPVQAPPKDTKIAGPPQVTKKAPATQQSSLIGLDFDEPQQHQHKPAQLQQPQQTQKNDDFLSFAQSPPQTQQQSPQQHQQSPPQQQFQAQQPFPSASAPDSSRPDLKKSILSLYANSRQAPVVQQQQQQQQFQQQQFQAQQQFQQQQPQFQQQQGGDFGGFGNMQQQTNSGFGNMQQANSGFGGFGGAPQQQNNAHNDWADAAAPKKQEDDVFANVWK; from the exons ATGTCGTACTACTCTCGTCGAAACCGCGACGCTCAGGCAGCTCCTCCCGCCGCGGCCTCCAAAAAGGTGCCCATTGAAAAgagccagcagctgctcaaaTCTCTGCTCCGAGAATCCGACAACAAGGTCTGCGCAGACTGCAAAACTGCCACCCATCCTCGATGGGCAAGCTGGAACCTCGGGTGCTTCATTTGCATCAG ATGTTCCGGAATCCACAGAGGAATGGGAACTCACATTTCCAGAG TGAAATCCGTTGATCTCGATGCGTGGACAGAGGAACAGCTCGCAAGCATGATGAAGTGGGGAAACACCCGGTGCAACATGTTCTGGGAGGCCAAGCTCCCCAAGGGCCACGTCCCTGACGACAACAAGATTGAGAATTTCATTCGAACCAAATACGACATGAAGAAGTGGGCCGCATCCACCACAGTGCCCGACCCCGATACCCTTGGTGGAGCTAGCCATGCTGCTGCCCCCGTGCAGGCACCCCCTAAGGACACTAAAATTGCAGGACCCCCTCAGgtcaccaagaaggctcCTGCCACTCAGCAATCGTCGCTCATTGGACTTGATTTCGACGagccccagcagcaccagcacaaGCCCGCTCAACTACAGCAGCCGcagcagacccagaagAATGACGACTTCCTTTCTTTTGCCCAGTCACCCCCTCAGACACAACAGCAGTCtccccagcagcatcagcagaGCCCTCCTCAGCAACAGTTCCAGGCGCAACAGCCCTTCCCATCGGCTTCTGCCCCTGACAGCTCGCGACCTGACCTGAAGAAGTCCATTCTGTCGCTCTATGCCAACTCACGACAGGCACCCGTGgttcaacagcagcagcagcagcagcagtttcaacagcagcagttccaagctcagcagcaattccaacagcagcaaccacagttccagcagcaacagggAGGGGACTTTGGAGGTTTTGGAAACATGCAGCAACAGACCAACAGCGGTTTTGGGAACATGCAACAGGCTAACAGCGGATTTGGCGGGTTTGGTGGagctcctcagcagcagaacaacGCTCACAACGACTGGGCCGATGCCGCCGCTcccaagaagcaggaggatGACGTTTTTGCCAACGTCTGGAAATAA
- a CDS encoding uncharacterized protein (Compare to YALI0F14289g, no similarity), giving the protein MVSRSIVPGLLTVISESSLNPASQVLHMADISPKNTTGGPRPGPLTTDPPPSGDFKVEESIQQLKDLQQQITELRHRMPSLLRSLATIQDSDSAQAVFGRTAKEATLLQTKVDEFVQNSRQSQHVFKYIETRKKELESGVSSAPEPVKIEKLESSIKVDDTVDQLGMDDLDMLDFNGGGDETSALFDDMYNA; this is encoded by the coding sequence ATGGTTTCGAGGTCAATTGTACCAGGTCTTCTGACAGTTATTTCGGAATCATCGCTAAATCCAGCCTCACAAGTGTTACACATGGCTGATATTTCGCCCAAGAACACCACGGGGGGGCCTAGACCAGGTCCTTTAACGACAGATCCTCCCCCATCTGGTGATttcaaggtggaggagtccaTACAGCAGCTAAAGGATCTCCAACAGCAAATCACAGAGCTGCGACACAGAATGCCCAGTCTGCTGAGGAGTTTGGCGACGATACAGGACTCTGACTCGGCGCAGGCGGTGTTCGGACGCACGGCAAAGGAGGCTACGCTACTTCAAACCAAGGTGGACGAGTTTGTCCAGAATTCGCGACAGAGCCAGCATGTCTTCAAATATATCGAAACAcgcaagaaggagctcgagtCTGGCGTATCCAGTGCACCGGAGCCAGTCAAAATTGAAAAGCTCGAATCTTCGATCAAGGTCGATGATACAGTGGATCAACTGGGCATGGATGACCTGGATATGTTGGATTTTAACGGAGGGGGCGATGAGACGTCTGCATTGTTTGATGACATGTACAATGCGTGA
- a CDS encoding uncharacterized protein (Compare to YALI0F14311g, weakly similar to uniprot|Q7S922 Neurospora crassa NCU07963.1 predicted protein) encodes MRPATAPVWEDTSFNNDSRQKGSQLTRNHFGGSMRNSATLARRAKKFEIPTTQEDYGLLSRGEDTRLVNNEEEQKKYFGAIQRHYIRFCYDAGDGSVLKAALKAVEKSQADSWDTDQKGGKRVGERERSKKPAIDSIIMSLRKLREAMIAQKPSYFMKTVFLFSVRVTSTMGHYASYVPSVLKLLEIHEDLPLTNAEVQEVCGVYALYLAIVAGNVAEGYQMLDRNGWKDSRLHAVLRAWETKDSVSWARLYATETDLGRSKMMQSGDSLMAMEGLKRVGRSYFSIQTVELEKLIGWKWLAIQKDLGCGWRQEEDGRIIIRERRQKAPQINIT; translated from the coding sequence ATGCGACCAGCAACAGCCCCAGTATGGGAAGACACCTCATTTAACAATGATTCGAGACAAAAAGGCAGTCAGCTGACTCGCAACCATTTCGGCGGCTCAATGAGAAACAGCGCGACACTGGCTCGTCGTGCCAAAAAGTTTGAGATCCCCACAACCCAGGAAGATTATGGACTGCTGAGtcgtggagaagacacACGTCTGGTTAACAATGAGGAGGAACAAAAGAAATACTTTGGGGCCATTCAGCGACATTACATTCGGTTCTGTTACGATGCTGGGGATGGTTCTGTATTGAAAGCAGCGCTGAAAGCGGTTGAGAAGAGTCAGGCTGACAGTTGGGACACAGACCAAAAGGGTGGAAAGCGGGTCGGGGAAAGAGAAAGGTCAAAGAAGCCTGCGATAGATTCTATCATCATGTCTTTGCGGAAGTTGCGGGAAGCCATGATCGCACAGAAACCGTCTTATTTCATGAAGACTGTTTTCCTGTTTTCTGTCAGAGTCACTTCTACCATGGGCCACTATGCAAGCTATGTGCCTTCGGTGCTGAAGTTACTGGAAATCCATGAGGATTTACCACTTACTAACGCAGAGGTACAAGAGGTCTGTGGTGTCTACGCTCTTTATCTCGCTATCGTCGCTGGTAACGTCGCTGAGGGCTACCAAATGCTGGATCGAAACGGTTGGAAGGATTCCAGGCTACATGCGGTCTTACGAGCGTGGGAAACAAAAGACTCTGTGTCATGGGCGAGACTTTATGCCACAGAGACCGACCTCGGGAGGTCTAAGATGATGCAGTCTGGAGACTCACTCATGGCCATGGAGGGCCTCAAGCGAGTGGGAAGGTCCTACTTCTCCATACAAACAGTTGAGCTAGAAAAATTGATAGGGTGGAAGTGGCTTGCCATTCAAAAGGACCTtggctgtggctggagACAAGAGGAGGACGGTCGCATTATTATcagagagagaagacaaAAGGCCCCTCAAATTAACATCACATGA
- a CDS encoding uncharacterized protein (Compare to YALI0F14333g, similar to DEHA0D13618g Debaryomyces hansenii IPF 3158.1, similar to Saccharomyces cerevisiae YMR155W; ancestral locus Anc_2.363), with translation MTRQMERAASLVGCFLTGIACGTMYLYSAFAPQLGLRLALNTTDTSKIGMIGNLGMALSGPFAGVVVDKHGFQAPIIIGALFMGGGYTIIRLCYINVVASVPTLACAMALVGTGGTFGFASAMKCAAVNFPNARGAATSVPMAAFGLSAFFFSTLFSTYYDGVTLDFLFALAIIPTILLAIGIITVRPLPPAFHSRGTSGIEMHTRISQPTSPQSPRSKEADADIKKSSATSNNVDIYGLKLIMNSQFWKHFVIMGFIAGIGQMFIYSCGFSVKALQFQSKTVAGAHDSEQLQSLQVGAISIASFLGRIGSGYLCDLAASKSHPRSLLLIASTAASVMGQIGALSVNEVHNFWMVSALSGLAYGICFGSYPTILADSYGMKHFSQNWGLLSLAPIVPSYCLNLWYGKVYDSHSIVTERGARICTLGAACYHEAFQLSFVCVAGVACVVLWLVYREYRQ, from the coding sequence ATGACACGACAAATGGAAAGAGCTGCTTCGCTGGTAGGATGTTTCCTTACCGGTATCGCGTGTGGTACCATGTACCTCTACTCGGCTTTTGCTCCCCAGCTAGGGCTGCGGCTCGCTCTTAATACGACTGACACGTCTAAAATCGGCATGATTGGAAACCTCGGCATGGCACTCAGTGGACCTTTTGCTGGTGTCGTTGTGGACAAGCACGGGTTCCAGGCGCCCATTATCATCGGCGCTCTGTTCATGGGCGGTGGTTACACTATCATACGGCTTTGCTACATCAATGTAGTGGCCTCCGTGCCTACTCTCGCGTGTGCCATGGCTCTGGTCGGAACGGGAGGAACCTTTGGATTTGCCAGCGCCATGAAATGTGCAGCTGTGAACTTCCCTAATGCTCGCGGTGCTGCAACTAGTGTCCCCATGGCAGCTTTTGGACTGtctgccttcttcttctctaCACTCTTTTCGACCTACTATGATGGCGTTACTCTCGACTTTCTTTTCGCTCTAGCCATTATCCCCACCATCCTTCTTGCTATTGGTATCATTACCGTGCGCCCCTTGCCTCCAGCTTTTCACTCAAGGGGTACCTCTGGTATCGAAATGCACACTCGTATCTCTCAGCCTACCAGCCCTCAAAGCCCCAGGTCCAAGGAGGCAGATGCTGATATCAAGAAAAGCAGCGCAACATCCAATAATGTGGATATTTATGGATTGAAATTGATCATGAATAGCCAATTCTGGAAACATTTCGTGATCATGGGGTTCATTGCAGGCATTGGACAGATGTTCATTTATTCGTGTGGGTTCAGCGTCAAGGCGCTACAGTTCCAGTCAAAGACCGTGGCTGGAGCCCACGATTCGGAGCAGTTGCAGTCTCTACAGGTGGGTGCCATTTCCATTGCCTCGTTCCTAGGTCGAATTGGATCAGGGTACTTGTGTGATTTGGCTGCTAGCAAGTCCCACCCGCGATCATTATTGTTGATTGCATCTACCGCAGCCTCTGTGATGGGTCAGATTGGAGCTCTGAGTGTCAATGAAGTTCACAACTTTTGGATGGTATCTGCGTTATCGGGTCTTGCCTATGGTATCTGCTTTGGTTCATACCCCACCATTTTGGCTGACTCGTATGGCATGAAGCACTTCAGCCAGAACTGGGGACTGCTGTCGCTAGCCCCCATCGTCCCATCTTACTGCCTCAACTTGTGGTACGGCAAGGTTTATGATTCGCATTCCATCGTCACCGAACGAGGAGCTCGGATCTGTACACTTGGCGCCGCATGTTATCATGAAGCGTTCCAGTTGTCGTTTGTATGCGTGGCTGGAGTTGCATGCGTCGTGCTGTGGCTGGTATACAGGGAGTACCGCCAGTAG
- a CDS encoding uncharacterized protein (Compare to YALI0F14355g, similar to Saccharomyces cerevisiae TFA2 (YKR062W); ancestral locus Anc_1.202, weakly similar to uniprot|P36145 Saccharomyces cerevisiae YKR062W transcription initiation factor IIE beta subunit (TFIIE-beta) (Factor A 43 kDa subunit)), with the protein MSSLDNQLSAFKNKIKSAPTIKKPSFVAKRKEEEEGVGGQQKKRKVVPPVNPFNENVGRHAATQLMHAVEYIKKQVGVVPIENIRSYLSLQSADFLVPLLKKMDQMSYNAVQRGFEYMPKFNIRTKAQLMAFLKSQPTAKGLSVRDLKDGWADCLDSIEELEQSGDLIVLRTKKENSPRMMWANMGGPIGMVDGEFRSMWSQIKVPDESELPSKLEEAGLKPTSVDPATIKSNKANGNGSKKQKKPRRSKITNTHLDGVLKDYGR; encoded by the coding sequence ATGTCCTCCCTCGACAACCAGCTCTCTGCGTTTAAAAACAAGATCAAATCGGCGCCTACGATCAAGAAGCCGTCGTTTGTGGCTAAAcgcaaggaggaggaggagggtgttGGTGGTCAACAAAAGAAGCGTAAGGTGGTTCCGCCCGTGAACCCCTTCAATGAGAACGTTGGCCGCCACGCTGCTACACAGTTGATGCATGCTGTGGAGTACATCAAAAAGcaggttggtgttgttcCGATCGAGAACATTCGATCATACCTGTCGCTGCAAAGCGCTGATTTCTTGGTGCCCCTattgaagaagatggaccAGATGTCCTACAACGCTGTCCAGAGGGGATTTGAGTACATGCCCAAATTCAATATCCGTACCAAGGCACAGCTCATGGCATTTCTTAAGTCTCAACCTACAGCCAAGGGTCTCAGCGTGCGCGATCTTAAGGACGGCTGGGCCGATTGTCTAGACAGTATCGAAGAGCTTGAGCAGAGCGGAGATCTGATTGTTCTCCgtaccaagaaggagaactcACCAAGAATGATGTGGGCTAATATGGGTGGGCCAATCGGCATGGTTGATGGAGAGTTCCGGTCAATGTGGTCACAGATCAAGGTCCCCGATGAGTCCGAGTTGCCGTCGAAGTTGGAAGAGGCTGGCCTCAAGCCTACATCTGTGGATCCTGCCACTATCAAGAGCAACAAGGCCAACGGGAATGGTTCaaagaaacaaaagaaGCCCCGTCGAAGCAAGatcacaaacacacatcTGGATGGTGTCCTCAAGGATTACGGCAGATAG